GGAGGAGCGAAATTGGGACTTGTCCCAATTTCCAAAAGCCCATATTATGCACAAAATCTTCAATTTTATTTATGCTATCCAGGATATCTTTAACAAAAAGCCCGTAATCTCGCTTCAAACATAGACTACCTCTTTTAAGATGAGGTCTTTTAGTTCTGGCCAAATAGCCTTCTTTCTGACGAGATCAACCTTTACCTTAAGGAGCTTTTCAAGATATCTCTCAAGTTCAATGAATTTAAACAAGTCTGGGACTTCATCAAACTCAACCAGGATATCCACGTCACTCCTCTTTTTCTGCTCACCTCTGGCATACGAGCCAAATATCCCGATTTCTCTCACTTTGTATTTCTTATGCAGTTCTTCTCTGCAAGGGTCTCCATTTTTTCATCCTCCACCTTCC
The sequence above is a segment of the bacterium genome. Coding sequences within it:
- a CDS encoding nucleotidyltransferase family protein — translated: MREIGIFGSYARGEQKKRSDVDILVEFDEVPDLFKFIELERYLEKLLKVKVDLVRKKAIWPELKDLILKEVVYV